One stretch of Legionellales bacterium DNA includes these proteins:
- a CDS encoding type IV toxin-antitoxin system AbiEi family antitoxin, whose translation MTSENKHKINQLLKAALKDSVLTTSWLKEQGISNKLAWWYVKSGWFERIADGAYGLTGNNITWAGAISAVQQQLKLPIYPGGKTALELLGKGHYLTRNLQIIQLFAAPKTKIPRWLHSSYWKESFMIYCPALFNTNNNAWLAMLEIAGQSIMVSSPEKASLELCYLVPNIVTFSEAALIIEGLPRMRPKLLQSLLEACQSYKAKRLLLYLAEYFQHPWTHEIELSRVDFGKGKRVIAGGGQYNDKYKISVPALGNNE comes from the coding sequence ATGACTAGTGAAAACAAACATAAAATAAACCAACTTCTGAAAGCCGCTCTTAAAGACTCAGTTCTTACTACTTCATGGCTAAAAGAACAAGGCATCTCGAATAAACTTGCATGGTGGTATGTAAAATCTGGTTGGTTTGAACGTATTGCTGATGGCGCTTATGGCTTAACCGGCAATAATATCACCTGGGCAGGTGCTATTTCAGCAGTCCAGCAACAATTAAAACTTCCAATCTACCCAGGAGGTAAAACGGCTCTAGAATTGCTAGGTAAGGGACATTACCTCACCAGAAATCTTCAGATCATCCAATTATTTGCGGCCCCTAAAACAAAAATACCGAGATGGTTACACTCATCTTACTGGAAGGAGTCATTTATGATCTACTGCCCCGCCCTATTTAATACTAACAATAACGCGTGGCTGGCAATGCTTGAGATCGCTGGACAATCGATAATGGTCTCTTCTCCTGAGAAAGCGTCACTTGAATTATGCTATCTGGTGCCAAATATTGTTACTTTTTCAGAAGCAGCACTCATCATCGAAGGTTTACCTAGAATGCGACCGAAATTACTCCAAAGCCTGTTAGAAGCTTGTCAGTCTTATAAAGCAAAGCGTTTGTTGCTCTATTTGGCTGAATATTTTCAACATCCTTGGACTCATGAAATAGAGTTAAGCCGTGTTGATTTTGGTAAAGGTAAACGTGTCATCGCGGGCGGTGGTCAATACAACGACAAATATAAAATATCTGTGCCAGCGTTGGGGAATAATGAATGA
- the hutG gene encoding formimidoylglutamase yields MTTITWQHYYNAPKPELWIGRADSLPRERYFQIVECCDLRRQFPVKENSFAILGFACDAGVKRNSGATGAKLGPDGFRQAFTHLAQHLPDNCVIYDVGNIVCDNDDLEAAQESLGEVIYLLNQKNIKPLVIGGGHEIAFGHYQGLEKSYPQQDIGIVNIDAHFDLRPILAENRGSSGTPFLQIAEQRRRQQLNFAYHVIGIQASANTRSLFQRAQELNVLVTLAAEIHDPATFATTVSRLNHFIEQHDKIYFTICLDAIAMSYAPGVSGPQINGLLPQHVLTYLERVVSSGKIIGFDIAELSPPLDHQKKTALLCATLVDRYLQAHFS; encoded by the coding sequence ATGACAACAATAACTTGGCAACATTACTATAATGCACCGAAACCAGAATTATGGATAGGCCGCGCCGATAGTTTACCACGTGAGCGCTATTTTCAAATTGTGGAATGTTGCGATTTACGCCGCCAATTTCCTGTTAAAGAAAACAGTTTTGCTATTTTAGGATTTGCCTGTGATGCAGGTGTAAAACGAAATTCAGGAGCAACAGGAGCCAAACTCGGACCCGATGGCTTTCGCCAAGCATTCACTCATTTAGCTCAACATTTACCTGATAATTGTGTGATTTATGACGTAGGAAATATTGTCTGTGACAATGATGATCTTGAAGCAGCACAAGAAAGTTTAGGTGAAGTCATTTATTTATTAAATCAAAAAAATATTAAACCGCTTGTCATTGGTGGTGGGCATGAAATTGCGTTTGGTCATTATCAAGGACTCGAAAAAAGCTATCCGCAACAAGATATTGGTATTGTTAATATTGATGCGCATTTTGATTTACGCCCTATTTTAGCAGAAAATAGGGGATCATCGGGCACCCCATTTTTGCAAATTGCCGAACAACGTCGCCGCCAGCAATTGAATTTCGCTTATCACGTGATTGGTATTCAAGCTTCGGCCAATACGCGCTCGCTGTTTCAACGCGCCCAAGAATTAAATGTATTAGTCACATTAGCTGCAGAAATTCATGATCCTGCCACCTTTGCCACCACTGTATCGCGATTAAATCATTTTATAGAACAACATGATAAAATTTATTTTACGATTTGTTTAGATGCCATCGCGATGAGCTATGCTCCCGGAGTCAGTGGTCCCCAAATCAATGGCTTATTACCTCAACACGTTTTAACTTATTTAGAGCGTGTAGTAAGTTCAGGAAAAATCATTGGATTTGATATTGCTGAATTATCCCCGCCACTTGATCACCAAAAAAAAACCGCCTTATTGTGCGCAACTTTAGTTGATCGCTACTTGCAGGCTCATTTTTCGTAA
- a CDS encoding sodium-dependent transporter, whose protein sequence is MSTQFSTSSEQWSSSWAFMMAAAGAAVGLGNIWKFPYITGMNGGGAFVLMYLICVLILGVPLLMAEIAIGRLARKNPAGSIAYLAHQEKRSRAWGLIGFWIISAGFLILTYYSVIAGWALAYEVLAVREGFLHASAHHIDELFTSLLAHPAQLILWHSLIMIATTLVVARGVQKGIEKTVMILFPAMVILLVLIAAYSLQTPFFIHGLTFLFHPHFEKLSAHNLLVALGHAFFTLSIATGSIMMYGAYLPKHISVAKTSLFIAAADTFVALIAGLAIYPLVFAHGLQPAAGPGLIFKTLPLAFSAMEHGNLLAILFFAMLVFAAFTSTISLLEPTVAWLIETCAWSRWQAALVSGSVAWALGLLTVFSFNIAKTTTILGLTFFAAIDYLTSNIMLPLGGLLIALFAAWIIKTSVMRTGLNIRQKYGFYLWLWTSRIIVPIAILFVMINVLGLGA, encoded by the coding sequence ATGTCAACGCAATTTTCCACTTCATCCGAGCAATGGTCTTCGAGCTGGGCATTTATGATGGCAGCAGCAGGTGCGGCCGTGGGTTTGGGGAATATTTGGAAATTTCCCTATATCACTGGCATGAATGGTGGTGGCGCCTTTGTGCTAATGTATTTAATTTGCGTATTAATTTTAGGCGTGCCCTTATTAATGGCCGAAATTGCCATCGGTCGACTCGCTCGTAAAAATCCCGCGGGTAGTATTGCGTATTTAGCTCATCAAGAAAAACGATCGCGCGCGTGGGGGCTGATTGGTTTTTGGATCATCAGCGCGGGCTTTTTAATTTTAACTTATTATTCAGTGATTGCAGGCTGGGCACTGGCTTATGAAGTGTTAGCAGTGCGCGAGGGATTTTTGCATGCATCCGCCCATCACATCGATGAGTTATTTACTTCATTGTTAGCTCATCCCGCGCAATTAATTTTGTGGCATAGCTTGATAATGATCGCAACGACGCTGGTGGTTGCCAGGGGTGTGCAAAAAGGTATTGAAAAAACGGTAATGATTTTATTTCCAGCCATGGTGATTTTATTAGTATTAATTGCGGCGTATTCACTGCAAACCCCGTTTTTTATTCACGGTTTAACATTTTTATTTCATCCTCATTTTGAAAAATTATCGGCGCATAATTTATTAGTAGCATTAGGTCATGCTTTTTTTACCTTAAGCATCGCCACAGGTTCCATCATGATGTATGGTGCTTATTTACCTAAACACATCTCCGTTGCAAAAACCTCACTATTTATCGCCGCGGCCGATACTTTTGTGGCATTAATTGCGGGATTAGCGATTTATCCGTTAGTATTTGCGCATGGTTTGCAACCAGCAGCAGGCCCGGGATTAATTTTTAAAACTTTACCACTGGCATTTTCTGCGATGGAACACGGCAATTTATTAGCAATTTTATTTTTTGCTATGTTAGTATTTGCGGCATTCACTTCCACCATTTCATTATTAGAGCCGACGGTCGCTTGGCTGATTGAAACCTGTGCTTGGTCGCGTTGGCAAGCAGCGTTGGTGTCGGGAAGTGTGGCGTGGGCTTTAGGCTTACTGACAGTTTTTTCGTTTAATATCGCCAAAACAACGACGATATTGGGATTAACGTTTTTTGCAGCCATCGATTATTTAACGTCTAATATTATGTTACCTCTGGGTGGCTTATTGATTGCGTTATTTGCTGCCTGGATTATCAAAACCTCGGTCATGCGAACCGGGCTTAATATTCGTCAAAAATACGGATTTTATTTATGGCTGTGGACTTCGCGAATTATCGTACCGATTGCCATTTTATTTGTCATGATCAATGTGCTTGGGCTTGGCGCCTAG
- a CDS encoding DUF4124 domain-containing protein, whose protein sequence is MIRKIGCFIIIFLIPALSFSEIYRWTDSQGVTHFSDQPHDGAATVKLPPMQTYTPTPAEAKPKTPMVIPQTEKKINYTIAFTSPLDQATITPGERENMQVSITITPELHKGDQLKVFLDNEFYPNGSKQFSLPNLERGTHTLQAKIMRGNTVLAQTPIITFYVKQASQLFTPRSANVPTPHGVPATSLNQAASIPNLQVEPPAPILPPS, encoded by the coding sequence ATGATCAGAAAAATAGGATGTTTTATTATTATTTTTTTAATCCCAGCGCTGAGTTTTTCCGAAATTTATCGCTGGACCGATAGTCAAGGCGTTACTCATTTTTCTGATCAACCCCATGATGGTGCGGCAACAGTTAAATTGCCGCCCATGCAAACCTATACTCCCACACCTGCAGAAGCAAAACCCAAAACGCCGATGGTAATTCCACAAACCGAAAAAAAAATTAATTATACGATTGCCTTTACGTCACCTTTAGATCAAGCCACCATCACGCCAGGTGAACGTGAAAATATGCAAGTCAGCATTACCATCACTCCAGAATTACACAAAGGCGATCAATTAAAAGTATTTTTAGATAATGAATTTTATCCCAATGGGTCAAAACAATTTAGTCTGCCTAATTTAGAACGGGGTACGCATACGTTACAAGCCAAAATTATGCGAGGTAACACGGTTTTAGCACAAACGCCGATTATCACCTTTTATGTAAAACAAGCCTCACAATTATTTACACCACGTAGCGCTAATGTTCCCACGCCACACGGTGTCCCAGCAACTAGTCTTAACCAAGCGGCCAGCATTCCTAATTTACAAGTAGAACCGCCAGCGCCCATTTTGCCGCCGAGCTAG
- a CDS encoding peptidoglycan DD-metalloendopeptidase family protein encodes MRKSKWIFFILTVMITQSIFSTSFADTRQTKLNEYQHVTQQLQGLQSSLQHSLSAREKLTQDLQQTELAIGTMAKNLDKIDEEINDAKNTLQTLTAQKQTYLQQLHHQDQSLNQQLRAAYLLSRENPIKMVLNQEDPQKISLMLTYYHYFSRARLTLIAQLKDTLAHLAQNQQRINQQTQKLTQILQKRQREQEQLTYQKNLRSQVLSQLNKDIAGKQQRINQLEVNKQALAELLSRLTRQHQVAQQRAVQEKKVDLAQYLHIGKLKFMQMQGKLPWPTSGSILQSFGATLGANSVKLNAVILNANEGQAVRAVYPGKVIFANWLRGFGLLIILDHGNGYMTMYGRNESLFSKVGEVVQAGQLIARVGKSGGYDESGLYFAIRHNGNPLDPARWCQRQR; translated from the coding sequence ATGCGTAAATCAAAATGGATTTTTTTCATTCTTACTGTGATGATAACTCAGAGTATATTTTCCACGAGTTTTGCAGATACTCGTCAAACTAAATTAAATGAATATCAGCACGTCACTCAACAACTTCAAGGGTTACAATCGAGTTTACAACACTCATTAAGTGCTCGTGAGAAACTCACTCAGGATTTGCAGCAAACGGAATTAGCCATAGGCACGATGGCAAAAAATTTAGATAAAATTGATGAAGAAATTAATGATGCTAAAAACACTTTGCAAACTTTAACCGCACAAAAACAAACGTATTTGCAACAATTGCATCATCAAGATCAATCCCTCAATCAGCAACTTCGTGCCGCTTATTTATTAAGCCGCGAAAATCCCATCAAAATGGTTTTAAACCAAGAAGATCCGCAAAAAATCAGTTTAATGTTAACGTATTATCATTATTTTAGTCGCGCGCGATTAACCCTAATTGCCCAATTAAAAGATACCTTGGCGCATTTAGCGCAAAATCAGCAGCGAATAAATCAACAAACGCAAAAGCTAACCCAAATTCTACAAAAACGGCAACGTGAACAAGAACAATTAACGTATCAGAAAAATTTACGCAGCCAAGTGTTAAGCCAATTAAACAAAGACATTGCTGGCAAACAGCAGCGTATTAATCAACTTGAAGTGAATAAACAAGCGTTGGCGGAATTATTATCGCGCTTAACGCGTCAACATCAAGTCGCGCAACAACGCGCCGTGCAGGAAAAAAAGGTCGATTTAGCGCAATATCTTCACATTGGCAAATTGAAATTTATGCAAATGCAAGGAAAATTACCTTGGCCGACTTCGGGATCAATTTTACAATCTTTTGGCGCAACGCTGGGTGCTAATTCGGTGAAATTAAATGCGGTGATCTTAAATGCCAATGAAGGACAAGCCGTGCGCGCCGTGTATCCTGGCAAAGTGATTTTTGCTAATTGGTTACGCGGGTTTGGTTTATTAATTATTCTTGATCATGGCAATGGTTACATGACCATGTATGGCAGAAATGAAAGTTTATTCAGTAAAGTAGGCGAAGTCGTACAAGCAGGGCAGCTAATTGCGCGCGTGGGGAAAAGCGGCGGTTATGATGAAAGTGGTTTATACTTTGCAATAAGGCACAATGGAAATCCTTTAGATCCAGCTCGTTGGTGCCAACGTCAACGTTAA
- the glnA gene encoding glutamate--ammonia ligase, translated as MSAEIFDLIREKEVKFVDLRFTDTRGKEQHISLPSHCVDDEFFSDGKMFDGSSIAGWKSIDCSDMMLQPDPTTAVLDPFCEDVTLNIRCNIIEPSTMQGYNRDPRCIAQRAEAYLKSTGIADTCFFGPEPEFFILDDVRWKIDMSGASYSIDSHEAAWNSGNSVNGGNFGHRPRVKGGYFPVPPVDSSQDIRSAICLTLEAMGIKTEAHHHEVATGNQNEVATRFNTLTKKADELQILKYVVQNIAHVYGKTATFMPKPLVGDNGSGMHCHQSLSKNGQNIFAGDQYAGLSDLALYYIGGIIKHAKALNAFTNSTTNSYKRLVPGFEAPVLLAYSARNRSASIRIPYTVSPKARRIEVRFPDAAGNPYLGFSAMLMAGLDGIKHKINPGEPMEKDLYDLPPEEMIDIPTVSFSLEEALGHLDSDREFLKAGGVFCDDVIDSYIALKEQEITRVRMTTHPVEFDLYYSS; from the coding sequence ATGTCAGCCGAGATATTCGATCTCATTCGAGAAAAAGAAGTGAAATTCGTCGATTTACGTTTTACCGATACTCGTGGTAAAGAACAACACATTTCCTTACCCTCCCATTGTGTGGATGATGAATTTTTTAGCGATGGCAAAATGTTTGATGGTTCCTCGATTGCCGGTTGGAAAAGTATTGATTGCTCCGATATGATGTTACAACCCGATCCCACCACCGCAGTTCTCGATCCCTTTTGTGAAGATGTCACCTTAAACATTCGTTGCAATATTATCGAACCTTCCACGATGCAAGGTTACAACCGCGATCCCCGTTGTATTGCACAGCGCGCCGAAGCTTATTTAAAATCCACCGGTATTGCGGATACCTGTTTTTTTGGCCCAGAACCTGAATTTTTTATTTTAGACGACGTGCGTTGGAAAATTGATATGAGTGGCGCGTCTTATTCCATCGACTCTCACGAAGCGGCGTGGAACTCGGGTAATTCGGTAAATGGCGGTAATTTTGGTCATCGTCCGCGAGTCAAAGGTGGTTATTTTCCAGTACCTCCTGTCGATTCTTCACAAGATATTCGCTCAGCAATTTGTTTAACCCTAGAAGCCATGGGCATTAAAACGGAAGCGCATCATCATGAAGTGGCTACGGGCAATCAAAATGAAGTCGCGACTCGGTTTAATACATTAACGAAAAAAGCTGATGAATTACAAATTTTAAAATACGTCGTGCAAAATATCGCGCACGTCTATGGTAAAACCGCCACCTTCATGCCTAAACCTTTAGTCGGTGATAATGGTAGTGGCATGCATTGCCATCAATCGCTCAGCAAAAATGGTCAAAATATTTTTGCAGGCGATCAATACGCTGGCTTATCCGATTTAGCGCTATATTATATCGGCGGAATTATTAAACACGCGAAAGCCTTAAATGCTTTTACCAATAGCACTACAAATTCTTATAAACGTTTAGTCCCTGGTTTTGAAGCGCCTGTCTTACTCGCGTATTCTGCGCGTAATCGTTCGGCATCCATTCGTATTCCCTATACGGTAAGTCCCAAAGCACGGCGGATTGAAGTGCGTTTTCCTGATGCGGCTGGTAATCCCTATTTAGGATTTAGCGCGATGTTAATGGCAGGTTTAGATGGCATTAAACATAAAATTAATCCCGGCGAACCGATGGAAAAAGATTTATACGATTTACCTCCCGAAGAAATGATCGATATTCCTACCGTAAGTTTTTCACTTGAAGAAGCGTTGGGTCATTTAGATAGCGATCGCGAATTTTTAAAAGCCGGCGGTGTTTTTTGCGATGATGTGATTGACAGTTACATCGCGTTAAAAGAACAAGAAATTACCCGTGTGCGCATGACAACGCATCCCGTGGAATTTGATTTGTATTACAGTTCGTGA
- a CDS encoding S41 family peptidase → MPINQSEEVNEHVLPLEDVRRFTTSIGHIKNYYVEPVADQKMFDNAIRGMLEGLDPHSTYLSENDFKELRSHTSGEFGGLGLEVTSEEGYVKVVSPMDDTPAAKAGIKAGDLIVRIDGKPIRDMSLKEAVEKMRGKKDSKINLTIIRKGEKKPIELQLTREIIHVASVKSRLLEPGFGYVRLSVFQTPSGADLYKAIKKLQQENKGKLKGMILDLRNNPGGLLDAAIDVADTFIDSKKLGKNKLIVYTEGRIPGAQIKANATPGDLLDGTPLIVLINEGSASASEIVAGALQDHRRAIIVGMRSFGKGSVQTVLPLDEKTAIKLTTARYYTPNGRSIQATGISPDIKVEEVVIPYNEHDEKVLLNNIKEADLDNHLIGENEKAHAANKEPEQAKGLDGKPLFNSDYQLYQALQLLKGLHVVKVH, encoded by the coding sequence ATGCCCATTAATCAGTCAGAAGAGGTCAATGAACATGTATTGCCGCTAGAAGATGTGCGACGCTTCACGACATCTATTGGCCATATTAAAAATTATTATGTTGAGCCAGTGGCAGATCAAAAAATGTTTGATAATGCCATCCGTGGCATGTTAGAAGGCTTAGATCCGCATTCGACGTATTTAAGTGAAAATGATTTTAAAGAATTGCGTAGTCACACGTCGGGTGAATTTGGTGGTTTGGGATTGGAAGTCACCAGTGAAGAAGGTTATGTCAAAGTAGTTTCCCCGATGGACGATACCCCGGCCGCCAAAGCAGGAATAAAAGCCGGCGATTTAATTGTACGAATTGATGGTAAACCTATCCGCGATATGTCGTTAAAAGAAGCCGTGGAAAAAATGCGCGGTAAAAAAGACAGTAAAATTAATTTAACCATTATTCGTAAAGGCGAAAAAAAGCCGATTGAATTACAATTAACGCGTGAAATTATTCATGTTGCCAGTGTTAAAAGTCGGTTACTAGAACCAGGGTTTGGTTATGTGCGCTTAAGTGTTTTTCAAACACCGTCGGGAGCCGATTTATATAAAGCGATTAAAAAATTACAACAAGAGAATAAAGGTAAATTAAAAGGTATGATTTTAGATTTGCGCAATAATCCCGGTGGATTATTAGACGCTGCGATTGATGTCGCCGATACCTTTATTGATAGTAAAAAACTCGGGAAAAATAAATTAATTGTTTATACCGAAGGCCGCATACCTGGCGCGCAAATTAAAGCTAACGCAACTCCAGGTGATTTATTAGATGGGACACCGTTAATTGTGTTAATTAACGAAGGTTCAGCCTCGGCTTCGGAAATTGTCGCAGGTGCGTTGCAAGATCATCGCCGCGCGATTATCGTTGGCATGCGTTCTTTTGGCAAAGGTTCCGTGCAAACGGTATTACCCCTAGATGAAAAAACCGCCATTAAATTAACCACCGCCCGTTATTACACACCCAACGGCCGATCCATTCAAGCAACAGGAATTAGTCCTGATATTAAAGTGGAAGAAGTGGTGATCCCTTATAACGAGCACGATGAAAAAGTATTACTGAATAATATTAAAGAAGCCGATTTAGATAATCATTTGATCGGTGAAAATGAAAAAGCTCATGCAGCGAATAAAGAACCTGAGCAAGCAAAAGGTCTCGATGGCAAACCATTATTTAATTCCGATTATCAATTATATCAAGCCTTACAATTGTTGAAAGGATTGCATGTGGTGAAGGTGCATTAG
- a CDS encoding nucleotidyl transferase AbiEii/AbiGii toxin family protein yields MSILTTYRNQAELLLDVLPFIQDDSRFALKGGTAINLFYRNMPRLSVDIDLTYLPIESRDVFLKNLTQAMQDLTDKMTAKGLQVETKGSGQHIVKLLVSNHHATIKVEPNTVLRGSVFEPEIKELVEAAQTIFLQTQKVKTVSMADLYAGKICAALDRQHPRDLFDIKLLFENEGITSPIQQAFIVYLASSPRPMSELLSPHELNVKDIFHKEFVGMTEISVDYEELCAVRKRLIKTLQESLLPNQKDFLISIKSGEPQWDLMPIPKLSDLPGIRWKVLNINKMDKKAKLTALYKLKEILDR; encoded by the coding sequence ATGAGCATTCTTACAACTTACAGAAACCAAGCTGAACTCCTATTAGATGTTTTGCCATTTATTCAAGATGACTCTCGCTTTGCCTTGAAAGGTGGTACAGCAATTAATTTGTTTTATCGGAATATGCCACGACTATCCGTGGATATCGATTTGACTTATTTACCGATAGAATCACGAGACGTTTTCTTAAAAAACCTAACCCAGGCAATGCAGGATCTTACCGATAAAATGACGGCGAAAGGTTTACAAGTAGAAACCAAAGGTTCAGGCCAGCATATTGTCAAGTTACTGGTGAGCAATCATCACGCAACTATTAAAGTAGAACCTAATACTGTTTTACGGGGCAGTGTTTTTGAACCTGAAATAAAAGAATTGGTCGAGGCTGCGCAAACTATTTTTTTACAAACACAAAAAGTAAAAACAGTTTCGATGGCTGATCTTTATGCGGGGAAAATTTGTGCAGCCCTTGATCGACAGCATCCTCGCGATTTATTCGATATTAAATTACTTTTCGAAAATGAAGGAATCACATCACCTATTCAACAAGCTTTTATTGTGTATCTTGCTAGCAGTCCACGGCCAATGAGTGAATTACTATCTCCTCATGAATTGAACGTCAAAGACATTTTTCACAAGGAATTCGTCGGCATGACAGAAATAAGTGTCGATTATGAAGAATTATGCGCAGTTCGGAAACGACTAATAAAAACGCTACAAGAGTCACTCTTACCCAATCAAAAGGATTTTCTAATTTCTATCAAATCTGGCGAGCCACAATGGGATTTAATGCCTATTCCTAAACTTTCAGACTTACCAGGAATTCGTTGGAAAGTCCTTAACATTAACAAAATGGATAAAAAAGCAAAGTTAACCGCATTATATAAACTTAAAGAAATATTGGACCGTTAA
- the gpmI gene encoding 2,3-bisphosphoglycerate-independent phosphoglycerate mutase yields MTKLPHTPLALIILDGFGHRDELANNAIALAKTPHLDHWMKNATVGLIDASGHAVGLPDQQMGNSEVGHLNIGAGRVILQDLTRINRDVTENKFAENPVFAEAFRDLKHSSRALHILGLLSPGGVHSHQDHIFSLITAAEAAGVSKVYLHVFLDGRDTPPQSALASLQAAEALCEKLGNTKLASMCGRYYAMDRDNRWERIQPVYDLLTLGKAIYSAEKAVSGLEQAYQRGETDEFVKPTRLSDFKSVEDGDVIIFMNYRSDRARQLSRAFTDPHFPAFPLTVQPHLAHFITLTQYANDIAAEVAYAPQQHVNVLGEYLSQHQLTQLRLAETEKYAHVTFFFNGGRETPFPLEDRILIPSPKVATYDLQPEMSAYELTEKFLQAMAQKDYAVIICNFANADMVGHTGNLPATIQAIEVIDECLGKIIQTVRQQGGEIIITADHGNAEKMLDETTQQPHTAHTNELVPFIYLGRPAQLCTTLGTLADIAPTMLYLLGLNKPQEMTGNSLLKLDCQHA; encoded by the coding sequence ATGACTAAACTTCCCCACACGCCGTTGGCCTTAATTATTTTAGACGGCTTTGGACATCGCGATGAATTGGCTAATAATGCCATCGCACTCGCTAAAACACCTCATTTAGACCACTGGATGAAAAATGCAACCGTCGGTTTAATTGATGCTTCGGGGCATGCGGTGGGATTACCTGATCAGCAAATGGGAAATTCAGAAGTTGGCCATTTAAATATCGGTGCAGGTCGCGTTATTTTACAAGATTTAACTCGAATTAATCGCGATGTGACAGAGAATAAATTCGCAGAAAATCCAGTATTTGCAGAAGCATTTCGCGATCTGAAACATTCATCCCGTGCGTTACATATTTTAGGTTTATTATCACCAGGTGGCGTGCACAGTCATCAAGATCATATTTTTAGTTTAATCACTGCGGCAGAGGCTGCGGGTGTTTCTAAGGTATATCTTCACGTATTTTTAGATGGGCGAGATACTCCGCCCCAATCCGCTTTGGCTTCTTTGCAAGCGGCCGAAGCCTTATGCGAAAAGCTAGGGAATACGAAACTTGCCTCGATGTGTGGGCGTTATTACGCGATGGATCGCGATAATCGCTGGGAACGGATTCAACCGGTATACGATTTATTAACTTTAGGTAAAGCAATTTATTCCGCAGAAAAGGCTGTGAGCGGATTAGAACAGGCTTATCAGCGCGGCGAAACCGATGAATTCGTTAAGCCCACACGCTTAAGTGATTTTAAATCTGTTGAAGATGGGGATGTGATTATTTTTATGAACTATCGCTCCGATCGGGCGCGCCAATTATCGCGCGCGTTTACCGATCCTCATTTCCCTGCGTTCCCATTAACCGTACAACCTCATCTTGCCCACTTCATTACGCTTACTCAATACGCCAACGATATCGCGGCAGAAGTGGCGTATGCGCCGCAACAGCATGTGAACGTCTTGGGGGAATATTTAAGCCAACATCAGCTTACGCAATTACGCCTGGCCGAAACGGAAAAATACGCGCACGTGACATTCTTTTTTAATGGCGGGAGAGAAACGCCATTTCCGTTAGAGGATCGGATTTTAATTCCTTCACCCAAAGTTGCCACCTACGATTTACAACCAGAAATGAGCGCTTATGAATTAACTGAAAAATTTTTACAAGCGATGGCGCAAAAAGACTATGCGGTTATTATTTGTAATTTTGCCAACGCCGATATGGTTGGGCACACTGGAAATTTACCAGCGACGATTCAAGCGATAGAAGTGATTGATGAGTGTTTAGGAAAAATCATTCAAACCGTGCGCCAACAGGGAGGGGAAATTATCATTACTGCCGATCATGGCAATGCTGAAAAAATGCTGGATGAAACGACTCAACAACCGCATACCGCACACACAAATGAATTAGTTCCCTTTATTTATCTGGGGCGCCCCGCCCAGCTTTGCACTACCCTGGGAACATTAGCAGATATTGCCCCAACCATGTTATATTTATTAGGCTTAAATAAACCGCAAGAAATGACCGGAAATTCCTTACTCAAATTGGATTGCCAGCATGCGTAA